Proteins encoded within one genomic window of Gloeobacter kilaueensis JS1:
- a CDS encoding YegS/Rv2252/BmrU family lipid kinase, producing MPDFSPQQTACLIYNPVAGQGDAQADLDLIRSFLEPAFDLDIRLTSLEIGANQLAHEAVERGAEVVIASGGDGTLSGVAEALVGTGIPLGVISRGTANAFASALGLPLAIELACEAILDGVTRMVDTARCNGLPMVLLAGIGLEAEAVARTSREAKSWFGTLAYIWAGLQQLGEMQPFLVEIETPDLLLRAEATAITIANAAPPTSVLAQGSGECVYDDGLLDLTILIPNSALEALTAAFTLYYSALRSEASGRPDIGHLLTPWVRVSTQPAQAVAIDGEVIAQTPLTVECVPRDLKVIVPIAQLQQALL from the coding sequence ATGCCTGACTTCAGCCCACAGCAGACGGCCTGTCTCATCTACAACCCGGTCGCCGGTCAGGGCGATGCCCAGGCGGACCTGGATCTTATTCGTTCGTTTTTAGAACCGGCCTTCGACCTCGATATTCGCTTGACCTCCCTTGAAATCGGAGCCAACCAGCTTGCCCACGAGGCGGTGGAGCGCGGGGCAGAGGTGGTGATCGCCTCGGGGGGCGATGGGACGCTCTCGGGGGTGGCGGAGGCGCTGGTGGGCACCGGCATTCCCCTGGGGGTGATCTCGCGGGGGACGGCGAACGCCTTTGCCAGCGCCCTCGGCTTGCCGCTGGCGATCGAGCTGGCCTGCGAGGCGATCCTCGACGGGGTGACGCGCATGGTGGACACGGCGCGCTGCAACGGTTTGCCGATGGTGCTTCTGGCGGGCATCGGGCTGGAGGCGGAGGCGGTGGCGCGCACCAGCCGCGAGGCAAAAAGCTGGTTCGGCACCCTCGCCTATATCTGGGCCGGCCTGCAGCAGTTGGGCGAGATGCAGCCGTTTCTTGTCGAGATCGAGACGCCGGATCTGCTGCTGCGAGCCGAGGCGACGGCGATCACGATCGCCAACGCCGCCCCGCCCACCTCGGTGCTCGCCCAGGGTAGCGGCGAGTGCGTCTACGACGACGGCCTGCTCGATCTGACGATTCTCATTCCGAACTCGGCTCTAGAAGCGCTCACCGCTGCTTTTACGCTGTATTACTCGGCCCTGCGCTCGGAGGCGAGCGGGCGGCCCGACATCGGCCATCTGCTCACCCCCTGGGTGCGCGTGAGCACCCAACCGGCGCAGGCAGTAGCGATCGATGGCGAGGTGATTGCCCAGACGCCGCTTACGGTCGAGTGCGTGCCCAGGGATCTCAAAGTCATCGTGCCCATTGCCCAACTGCAGCAGGCGCTGCTATAG
- a CDS encoding ferredoxin:protochlorophyllide reductase (ATP-dependent) subunit N, which yields MVSQPTTIGGPQFECETGNYHTFCPISCVAWLYQKIEDSFFLVIGTKTCGYFLQNAMGVMIFAEPRYAMAELEEGDVNAKLNAYDELRRLCLQVKKDRNPSVIVWIGTCTTEIIKMDLEGIAPRLEEEIGIPIVVARANGLDYAFTQGEDTVLAAMAARCPEPQQVRSEEEKKERTLGLRSLFSMGKKEDKKSEQQASTPVYADHRPLVLFGSLTDPVVNQLTLELKKQGIKVSGWLPAPRYTELPIVEQGVTCVAGVNPFLSRTASALQRRMRCNLVNTPFPIGPDGTRGWIEAICKTLGVTPKGLEEREAQVWAALKEDVDFLAGRSIFFMGDNLLEVSMARFLIRCGMKVLEVGIPYMDKRYQQAELELLEKTCNEMGHPSVRIVEKPDNYNQIQRIYELQPDLVITGMAHANPLEARGITTKWSVEFTFAMIHGFTNAHDLLKMVRKPLDRNNNLKSLGWEKLIQEV from the coding sequence ATGGTTTCGCAACCGACGACAATCGGCGGGCCTCAATTTGAGTGTGAGACGGGCAACTACCACACTTTTTGCCCGATCTCCTGCGTCGCCTGGCTTTACCAGAAGATCGAAGACAGCTTCTTTCTGGTGATTGGCACCAAGACCTGCGGTTATTTTTTGCAAAATGCCATGGGCGTGATGATCTTCGCTGAGCCCCGCTACGCGATGGCCGAACTCGAAGAAGGGGATGTCAACGCCAAGCTCAACGCCTACGACGAGTTGCGCCGCCTCTGCCTGCAGGTCAAAAAGGACCGCAACCCTTCGGTGATCGTCTGGATCGGTACCTGCACCACCGAGATCATCAAGATGGACCTCGAAGGTATCGCTCCCCGGCTCGAAGAAGAAATCGGCATCCCGATCGTCGTCGCCCGCGCCAACGGCCTCGACTACGCTTTTACCCAGGGCGAAGACACCGTACTCGCTGCGATGGCCGCCCGCTGCCCGGAGCCCCAGCAGGTGCGCTCCGAAGAAGAAAAAAAAGAGCGCACCCTCGGTCTGCGCTCGCTTTTCAGCATGGGCAAAAAAGAGGACAAAAAAAGCGAGCAGCAGGCTTCTACTCCTGTCTACGCCGATCACAGGCCGCTGGTGCTCTTTGGCTCGCTCACCGACCCGGTCGTCAACCAGCTCACCCTCGAACTTAAAAAACAGGGCATCAAGGTGAGCGGCTGGCTGCCCGCGCCGCGCTACACCGAATTACCGATCGTCGAGCAGGGCGTCACCTGCGTGGCGGGCGTCAACCCGTTTTTGAGCCGCACCGCTTCGGCCCTGCAGCGGCGGATGCGCTGCAATCTGGTGAACACTCCCTTTCCGATTGGCCCGGACGGCACGCGCGGCTGGATCGAGGCCATCTGTAAGACTCTGGGCGTCACCCCAAAGGGTCTGGAGGAGCGCGAAGCGCAGGTCTGGGCCGCCCTCAAGGAGGACGTGGACTTTCTGGCGGGCCGCTCGATCTTCTTTATGGGCGACAACCTGCTCGAAGTTTCGATGGCCCGCTTTCTCATCCGCTGCGGCATGAAGGTGCTCGAAGTCGGCATTCCCTATATGGACAAGCGCTACCAGCAGGCGGAGCTGGAGCTGTTGGAGAAGACCTGCAACGAGATGGGCCATCCGTCGGTGCGCATCGTCGAGAAGCCCGACAACTACAACCAGATCCAGCGCATCTACGAGCTGCAGCCGGACCTGGTCATCACCGGCATGGCCCACGCCAACCCCCTTGAGGCGCGGGGGATCACCACCAAGTGGTCGGTCGAATTTACCTTCGCGATGATCCACGGCTTTACCAACGCCCACGACCTGCTCAAGATGGTGCGCAAACCCCTCGACCGCAACAACAACCTCAAGTCTCTAGGCTGGGAAAAGCTCATCCAGGAAGTCTAA
- the bchL gene encoding ferredoxin:protochlorophyllide reductase (ATP-dependent) iron-sulfur ATP-binding protein: protein MKLAVYGKGGIGKSTTSCNISVALARRGRRVLQIGCDPKHDSTFTLTGFLIPTIIDTLEEKDYHYEDVYAEDVIYEGYGGVHCVEAGGPPAGAGCGGYVVGETMKLLKELRAFDEHDVILFDVLGDVVCGGFAAPLNYADYCLIITDNGFDALFAANRIAASVREKARTHPLKLAGLVGNRTNKRDLIDKYVESVPMPVLEILPLIEDIRISRVKGKTIFEMAESDPSLEPVCQYYLNIADHLLAGPEGVVPKETPDRALFELLSDFYSRTPVTV, encoded by the coding sequence GTGAAACTGGCTGTTTACGGCAAAGGCGGAATCGGCAAATCGACAACCAGCTGTAACATCTCGGTTGCTCTTGCCCGGCGCGGCAGGCGCGTGTTGCAAATCGGTTGTGATCCCAAGCACGACAGCACCTTTACGCTGACGGGGTTTTTGATTCCGACGATCATCGATACCCTCGAAGAAAAAGATTATCACTACGAAGATGTCTACGCCGAGGACGTGATCTACGAAGGCTACGGCGGCGTGCATTGCGTCGAGGCGGGCGGCCCACCGGCGGGCGCAGGCTGCGGTGGCTACGTCGTGGGCGAGACGATGAAGTTGCTCAAAGAATTGCGCGCCTTCGACGAGCACGATGTGATTCTCTTCGACGTCCTGGGCGATGTGGTCTGCGGTGGTTTTGCCGCCCCGCTCAACTACGCCGATTATTGCTTGATCATCACCGACAACGGCTTTGACGCCCTGTTTGCCGCCAACCGGATCGCCGCCTCGGTGCGCGAAAAAGCGCGCACCCATCCGCTGAAGCTGGCCGGTCTGGTTGGCAACCGCACCAACAAGCGCGATCTGATTGACAAGTACGTCGAATCGGTGCCGATGCCGGTGCTCGAAATTTTGCCCCTCATCGAAGACATTCGCATTTCGCGCGTCAAGGGAAAGACCATCTTCGAGATGGCCGAGTCCGACCCTTCCCTCGAACCGGTCTGCCAGTACTACCTCAACATCGCCGATCACCTGCTGGCGGGTCCGGAAGGGGTCGTGCCCAAGGAGACCCCCGATCGCGCCCTCTTTGAATTGCTTTCTGACTTTTACAGTCGTACCCCCGTTACCGTCTAG
- a CDS encoding DUF3155 domain-containing protein, translating to MSRGAIPADRRGRHLLKQVPQFRISCCEDKPVTAARRFVQENQIVPPAVISVQRNQQAAERFFWSTRGLFGARYAEDHYFLFPSLVALVYQSAAPDAQKVS from the coding sequence ATGTCCAGAGGTGCCATCCCGGCGGACCGGCGCGGTCGCCACCTGCTCAAGCAGGTTCCCCAGTTTCGAATCAGCTGCTGTGAAGACAAGCCGGTGACGGCAGCCCGCCGCTTTGTCCAGGAAAACCAGATCGTGCCTCCGGCGGTGATCTCGGTGCAGCGCAACCAGCAGGCGGCTGAACGTTTTTTCTGGTCCACGCGGGGACTGTTTGGAGCGCGCTACGCGGAGGATCATTATTTTCTTTTCCCGTCACTGGTGGCGCTGGTGTATCAATCGGCGGCTCCGGACGCCCAGAAAGTTTCGTAA
- a CDS encoding NAD(P)H-quinone oxidoreductase subunit H: MSMIETRADRMVINLGPHHPSMHGVLRLIVTLNGENIEDCVPVLGYLHRAMEKIAENRSVIQYLPYVTRWDYLATMFTEAITCNAPEQLAGVEVPRRARHIRVIMLELSRIASHLLWIGPFLQDLGATTPFFYIFRERELIYDLFEAATGMRMMHNYFRVGGVAVDLPYGWVDKCRDFCDYLPPKIDEYERLITNNPIFRRRVEGLGVIGREEAINWGLSGPMLRASGVNWDLRRVDHYEVYDDFDFEVAWDTGGDCLARYNVRIKEMRESVKIIRQALDALPGGPYENLEARRLAEGPKSEWNGFDYQFIGKKSSPTFRIPKGEHYVRVEAPKGELGVYLIGDDTTNPWRWKIRPPGFINLAVLPKIVQGTKLADLMAILGSIDIIMGEVDR; encoded by the coding sequence ATGTCGATGATTGAGACCCGCGCAGATCGCATGGTCATCAATCTCGGGCCGCACCACCCGTCGATGCACGGCGTGCTGCGCCTGATTGTGACTCTCAACGGCGAAAACATCGAAGACTGCGTGCCGGTGCTGGGCTATCTGCACCGCGCCATGGAAAAGATCGCCGAGAACCGTTCGGTCATTCAGTATCTGCCCTACGTCACCCGCTGGGATTACCTGGCGACGATGTTTACCGAGGCAATCACCTGCAACGCCCCCGAGCAACTCGCCGGTGTCGAGGTACCGCGCCGCGCCCGCCACATCCGCGTAATCATGCTGGAGCTGTCGCGGATCGCGAGCCACCTGCTCTGGATCGGCCCCTTCTTGCAGGATCTGGGGGCGACAACGCCCTTCTTTTATATTTTCCGCGAGCGGGAGCTGATCTACGACCTGTTCGAGGCGGCCACCGGGATGCGGATGATGCACAACTACTTCCGCGTCGGCGGTGTGGCGGTCGATCTGCCCTACGGCTGGGTAGACAAGTGCCGCGACTTTTGCGACTATCTGCCGCCCAAGATCGACGAGTACGAGCGGCTCATCACCAACAACCCGATCTTCCGCCGCCGCGTCGAAGGGCTGGGGGTGATTGGCCGCGAGGAGGCGATCAACTGGGGGCTATCTGGCCCGATGCTGCGCGCCTCGGGGGTCAACTGGGATCTGCGCCGGGTCGATCACTACGAGGTCTACGACGACTTTGACTTCGAGGTGGCCTGGGACACGGGCGGCGACTGCCTGGCCCGCTACAACGTCCGCATCAAGGAGATGCGCGAGTCGGTCAAGATCATTCGCCAGGCTCTCGACGCGCTGCCCGGCGGTCCCTACGAGAACCTCGAAGCCCGTCGCCTCGCCGAAGGACCCAAATCCGAGTGGAACGGCTTCGATTACCAGTTCATCGGCAAAAAATCCTCGCCGACTTTCCGGATACCCAAAGGCGAACATTACGTGCGCGTCGAGGCTCCCAAGGGTGAACTGGGCGTTTACTTGATCGGCGACGACACGACCAACCCCTGGCGCTGGAAGATCCGTCCACCCGGATTCATCAATCTGGCCGTCTTGCCCAAGATCGTCCAGGGCACCAAGCTGGCGGACTTGATGGCGATTCTCGGCTCGATCGACATCATCATGGGCGAGGTCGATCGCTAG
- a CDS encoding fatty acid desaturase: MIDQVQTATDIRARNEQLLDRLERLSYSEVLKAIPRYCFQRNTALGLWFVARHLAILLVSYGLFAWAPLWLAPLFWVWIGTVLWGNFVLAHDCGHQSFSPSRPLNAFVGHLLLFATLYPFHSWRIMHDRHHAWTNHQDNDNSWRTLRPGEYAKGEAIDRLIYRLAHGRGWWFASVIHLFVMHYDLRKFTDRERASARFSIVVTICLALGCLSALFVFSGWWGVINYWLLPWLVFHFWLSTFTLIHHNHPDIPYYPKDEWTPLKAQLFATVHCEYPWWVELVAYRIGVHIPHHLSTAIPFYHLDAAHAAIKARWPELVHEARFSWPYLRTIVDACHLSAPDGYHMPFK, from the coding sequence TTGATCGACCAGGTGCAAACTGCGACGGATATCCGTGCGCGCAACGAACAGCTATTAGACCGTCTGGAGCGGCTCAGCTACAGCGAGGTGCTCAAAGCGATACCCAGGTACTGCTTTCAAAGAAATACCGCCCTCGGGCTGTGGTTTGTCGCGAGACATCTTGCCATTTTGCTCGTTTCCTATGGGTTGTTTGCCTGGGCACCGCTCTGGCTCGCTCCCCTGTTCTGGGTCTGGATCGGCACGGTGCTCTGGGGCAACTTTGTGCTTGCCCACGACTGCGGCCATCAATCGTTCAGTCCCTCGCGCCCGCTCAACGCCTTTGTTGGCCATCTACTTTTGTTTGCGACGCTCTACCCTTTTCATAGCTGGCGGATCATGCACGATCGCCACCACGCCTGGACCAACCACCAGGACAACGACAACAGCTGGCGCACCCTGCGGCCTGGCGAGTATGCCAAGGGGGAGGCGATCGACCGGTTGATTTATCGCCTCGCCCATGGCCGGGGCTGGTGGTTCGCCTCGGTTATTCATCTATTCGTCATGCACTACGACCTGCGAAAATTCACCGACCGGGAGCGCGCTTCTGCCCGCTTTTCGATCGTCGTCACCATCTGTCTGGCGCTCGGGTGTCTATCGGCTCTCTTTGTATTCAGCGGCTGGTGGGGCGTCATCAACTACTGGCTTCTGCCCTGGCTGGTCTTTCATTTCTGGCTGAGCACCTTCACCCTCATCCACCACAACCATCCGGACATCCCCTACTATCCGAAGGACGAGTGGACGCCGCTTAAAGCCCAGCTCTTTGCCACGGTCCACTGCGAGTATCCCTGGTGGGTGGAGCTGGTCGCCTACCGCATCGGCGTCCACATCCCCCATCACCTCTCGACGGCGATTCCCTTCTATCACCTCGACGCCGCCCACGCCGCGATCAAGGCCCGCTGGCCGGAACTGGTGCATGAGGCGCGCTTTAGCTGGCCGTACTTGCGAACGATCGTCGATGCGTGCCACCTGAGCGCCCCGGACGGCTATCACATGCCCTTCAAGTAA